The genomic DNA ATAACACATTGCCGTTAGGCATAATCATAACCGGGGAGCATTTTATCACCGTTTGCCTAAAGCCCACCTCGGTTATTAGCGATTTTATACAGGGCAGGATAAAGGGCTTTGATATTAACAAGCCCACCAGGTTTTTGTATCAAATTCTTTATAACAACTCGGTTAAATTTTTGCATTATCTAAGGCAAATAGACAAATTAAGCAACCGCATACAGCTCAAACTGCACAAATCAATGAAAAATAAAGAGCTTATCCAGTTGCTTGAGCTGGAAAAGTCTTTGGTTTATTTCTCCACGTCCATAAAGTCCAATCACGCCGTTTTGGAAAAAGTTTTGGCGAGCTCAATCGTCAAGCACTATGACGAAGACCAAGATATCTTGGACGACGCCGTCATAGAAAGCCGTCAGGCCATGGAAATGGCCGATATTTACCGCGACGTGCTAAGCGGCACAATGGACGCTTTCGCCTCGGTTATCGGCAACAACCAAAACAAAGTGATGAAACTCTTAACCGCCTTGACCATTATTATCACTATACCCACCTTGATAGCGTCCTTTTTCGGCATGAACACGCCGCTGCCGCTGCAAACCCACAAACTCGGGTTTTGGATAATCGTAGGGATCTCGGCTTTATGCTCAGGGATTGCGGCGTTGATTATGTATAGAAAAAAGATGTTTTAGATAAAAAAATCCTCTCAAAACGGCTTTGAGAGGATTTTTTTTAGAGTTTTGGGCGATTTATATGTCTGCCGTTATTTGACGATAAATTAATATTCGTTCTCCCGCGGGCAAAGGCTCTTTAAGGTTGGGGTTGTTTTTTAGGATTATCTCGGGAGTGGTATGCAGCGCTTTGGCGACATCCCATAACTTTTCGCCCTGGCGGGTTATGTAAACCGCTATCGCGCTGTCTTTGGCTATTTTTAATTCGCCAATTTGAATATCCTTTATGTAATAGCCGATTTTTTTCTTATACACATTTATGCAAAACTTGACGTCGGCTTTTAGTTCGATCTCGCCTCTTTTTCTGGGCTGCGCCCAAACTTTCAGGATGCAAGCCTTGCCGTCAAAGTCTAGCTCGCCTTGGGGCAGGTCGCACTTGACGGTTAAGGAATACGGCAGCTCCACGGACACTGAGTTTCGGGTTTCGTATTCGTTGTTCCAATAGATTATGCCCGTATGCAAAACGCCTTCTATTGTAAGCTTGTCGCCTTCGTTATAGATATTGGCCACTTGGGCTTTGGAAGAGGTAAGGCAAACAATTTTGTCCACGGCGGGCAATTCCTCGCCCAAATCGGCCGCGCCCTCTATTGACTCGTCAATTACCTTGACGCCTTCGAACTGCTTGATATCTATGCTCTCGCCTATGATTTTGATTTCTTTGGATACGCTGAACGCGTCCACGACGGTCGCGGCTTTGGCCTTGCCGATGGCGCGGCAATCGGCGCCCATCTTAAAATCGCATTTGATTGTTTTGCTCTGGGTCGCCAAATCGTCCGTCAAGGTTACCGTAAAGCTGTTTATCTTTATGGAATATATGACTTTGTCGTCTATTCTGGCGCCCGGGGCGTTAATTTCTTGGGTGTATTCGGTTATAAAATTCT from Clostridiales bacterium includes the following:
- a CDS encoding DUF3794 domain-containing protein, which translates into the protein MASELIFEEITAEYFKNITPNQIAIEAKLQPLTDVKIAKILTISCEAEILSHEALAGEARYNGRANFKVLFLDNEGATNSMDYNADFSDKIADDCIMPSSELMLEAHVLDTETVSVTQTELKISAAIEICCKVLISERLNLLKEGADDIYTQTEEIEYDIISAKSAETFLVAEEFEPKDNIVNILLCEANHITKDVSAGLDCVIISGMIDLNVIYSAENGLIKNENFITEYTQEINAPGARIDDKVIYSIKINSFTVTLTDDLATQSKTIKCDFKMGADCRAIGKAKAATVVDAFSVSKEIKIIGESIDIKQFEGVKVIDESIEGAADLGEELPAVDKIVCLTSSKAQVANIYNEGDKLTIEGVLHTGIIYWNNEYETRNSVSVELPYSLTVKCDLPQGELDFDGKACILKVWAQPRKRGEIELKADVKFCINVYKKKIGYYIKDIQIGELKIAKDSAIAVYITRQGEKLWDVAKALHTTPEIILKNNPNLKEPLPAGERILIYRQITADI
- a CDS encoding magnesium transporter CorA family protein, which encodes MVRYFFTPVGEKNAHEIESAAKNCWIHMENPNDLEIENISAVTGAPAQMIKAALDEEERARIEIEDQCKLILVDIPIMNESEEGESYYYNTLPLGIIITGEHFITVCLKPTSVISDFIQGRIKGFDINKPTRFLYQILYNNSVKFLHYLRQIDKLSNRIQLKLHKSMKNKELIQLLELEKSLVYFSTSIKSNHAVLEKVLASSIVKHYDEDQDILDDAVIESRQAMEMADIYRDVLSGTMDAFASVIGNNQNKVMKLLTALTIIITIPTLIASFFGMNTPLPLQTHKLGFWIIVGISALCSGIAALIMYRKKMF